In Leptospira koniambonensis, a single genomic region encodes these proteins:
- a CDS encoding WecB/TagA/CpsF family glycosyltransferase gives MKQPGEIRHLSAKDDRDYLLDYQTLDVDNLEKAPILGVPFDNASLDEAVAKIYHLMEEKDKFHHVLLLDPIKTMALRKGKKLHRIAQKASLILAEGAGLQWAAKKLGGELKERIPTIALMMDLVRLCELRNYSIFLLGGKEEIVEKVYFNLSRHFPGVRIVGRHAGYLNTQRELLVKESIRKTSPNIIFLAMDFPDQEIWVENNTAFFGHAVVIGVGPAMDILSGKVKKAPNVFKLKGLTWFWRIMVRPWRLIRLSRMFGFFIVVAIKSLFVKKKK, from the coding sequence ATGAAACAGCCAGGGGAAATACGCCATCTATCTGCAAAGGATGATCGCGACTACTTACTAGATTATCAGACCCTGGATGTGGATAATTTGGAAAAGGCTCCTATCTTAGGCGTACCTTTTGATAACGCCAGCCTTGATGAGGCAGTGGCAAAAATTTATCATCTCATGGAAGAGAAGGATAAATTCCATCATGTTCTTCTTTTAGATCCGATCAAGACAATGGCTCTTCGCAAAGGGAAGAAGTTACATCGTATAGCCCAAAAAGCTAGCTTGATCCTTGCAGAAGGTGCAGGCCTTCAATGGGCCGCTAAAAAATTAGGTGGAGAATTAAAAGAGAGAATTCCCACAATCGCACTCATGATGGACTTGGTCCGTCTTTGTGAACTCAGAAATTATTCTATTTTTCTTTTAGGCGGAAAAGAAGAGATCGTCGAGAAAGTTTATTTCAATCTTTCCAGACATTTTCCTGGAGTGCGTATCGTAGGGCGTCATGCGGGATACTTAAACACTCAACGTGAGTTGCTTGTTAAAGAATCTATCCGCAAGACCAGCCCGAATATTATATTTCTTGCAATGGATTTTCCGGACCAAGAGATCTGGGTAGAGAATAATACCGCATTTTTTGGTCATGCAGTGGTGATCGGTGTTGGTCCTGCTATGGACATTCTTTCCGGAAAAGTAAAAAAGGCTCCGAATGTTTTCAAACTAAAAGGGCTAACTTGGTTTTGGAGAATTATGGTCCGCCCTTGGAGACTAATTCGCCTAAGTAGGATGTTCGGATTCTTTATCGTAGTAGCTATCAAATCTCTTTTTGTAAAAAAGAAGAAGTAA